A stretch of Flexivirga aerilata DNA encodes these proteins:
- the sepH gene encoding septation protein SepH — protein sequence MRELRLSGVHEDGEHLLLVDDEGERSQLRITEELRSAIRRDRSRALADAGVPEHDQVELRPRDVQGLLRSGLSLEDVAERAGWTVEKVSRYEAPIRAERDHVAALARAVPVADPAARRGEEGTFGERVERRLDGRGVAADDVTWDSWRDSEQDWTVQCAFPAGGRLRQATWRFAVDTCILTPVDDEARWLGEDESSPGPLQAATPVRDTSVYDVEAEGGLDGAPAPKVRTVRGGASSATAVPSHPAGRAADREDTSAGTATGGVAEADTVDLMAAMRERTKGRRRKGRGRQSASASTDFPADAAPPAQVDTDGPPPPLGSHPCEEEAAASASSTSSDAATTDTTADAPDAPERPSHDPVTGTADMFADFDFDSVRRPGSRSETLAVDDIAPDDDRDAVGAEPEVVEVAEDDVPADDETADAAEQSKPETDDTSDGTTGTTIPDRPSAARKGRPSVPSWDDIMFGRRPGRD from the coding sequence ATGCGGGAGTTGCGCCTCAGCGGCGTCCATGAGGACGGCGAACACTTGCTGCTCGTCGACGACGAGGGCGAGCGGTCGCAACTGCGCATCACCGAGGAGTTGCGGTCCGCCATACGCCGGGACCGGTCGCGGGCCCTCGCCGACGCCGGCGTGCCCGAGCATGACCAGGTCGAGCTGCGCCCGCGCGACGTGCAGGGGCTGCTGCGCTCCGGCCTGTCGCTGGAGGACGTCGCCGAACGCGCCGGCTGGACCGTGGAGAAGGTGTCCCGCTACGAGGCGCCGATCCGCGCCGAGCGCGACCACGTGGCCGCCCTGGCGCGCGCCGTGCCGGTCGCCGACCCCGCCGCACGACGCGGCGAGGAGGGCACTTTCGGCGAGCGGGTCGAGCGCCGGCTGGACGGCCGCGGGGTCGCCGCCGACGACGTGACCTGGGACTCCTGGCGGGACAGCGAGCAGGACTGGACCGTGCAGTGCGCCTTCCCCGCCGGCGGCCGCTTGCGGCAGGCGACCTGGCGGTTTGCGGTCGACACCTGCATCCTCACTCCGGTCGACGACGAGGCTCGCTGGCTGGGCGAGGACGAGTCGTCGCCCGGCCCGCTGCAGGCAGCCACGCCGGTGCGGGACACGTCGGTCTACGACGTCGAGGCCGAAGGCGGTCTCGACGGTGCCCCCGCGCCCAAGGTGCGCACGGTGCGCGGCGGCGCCAGCTCGGCGACCGCCGTCCCGAGCCACCCGGCGGGACGCGCCGCGGATCGCGAGGACACCTCGGCCGGCACTGCCACCGGCGGCGTCGCGGAGGCCGACACCGTCGACCTCATGGCTGCCATGCGCGAGCGCACCAAGGGCCGTCGCCGCAAGGGCCGCGGCCGCCAATCTGCTTCTGCGTCAACGGATTTCCCGGCGGACGCCGCGCCGCCGGCGCAGGTGGACACCGATGGCCCGCCTCCGCCGCTCGGGTCGCACCCGTGCGAGGAGGAGGCTGCCGCGTCGGCTTCGTCCACGTCGTCGGACGCGGCGACGACTGACACCACAGCCGACGCACCCGACGCTCCCGAGCGGCCCAGCCACGACCCGGTGACCGGCACCGCCGACATGTTCGCCGACTTCGACTTCGACAGCGTCCGCCGCCCGGGCAGCCGGAGCGAGACGCTCGCCGTCGACGACATCGCCCCGGACGACGACCGCGACGCGGTCGGCGCCGAGCCGGAAGTCGTCGAGGTGGCCGAGGACGATGTGCCGGCGGACGACGAGACCGCCGACGCTGCGGAGCAGTCGAAGCCCGAGACCGACGACACCTCCGACGGCACCACGGGCACCACGATCCCGGACCGCCCGAGCGCGGCGCGCAAGGGCCGGCCGAGCGTGCCCAGCTGGGACGACATCATGTTCGGCCGGCGCCCGGGTCGCGACTGA
- a CDS encoding ferrochelatase, which yields MSSPIAEPPDATKGGGEVPEVTQRPQAPADPVTEGALDPEPTEDEAGLAVRPYDAIVVLSFGGPESRDEVMPFLRRVTAGRGVPDERLESVAEHYYARGGKSPINDQTRALQQALHAELRRRGIATPVLLGNRNSEPFLVDTLREAQEAGAQQVLVVTTSAYSSYSSCRQYREDIAAALIELADEGRSLAVDKIRQYATHPSFTRVNARLVTEAVRGCGQPDDDKLRVVFVTHSIPEAMDDTSGPGDGEGNLYEHQHDEIAHVILDEAGITLDRNLSGALVYCSRSGSPGQPWLEPDVNDHLRSLAAQGITDVVVAPIGFVSDHMEVVHDLDTEAAETAAEVGLRMTRVPTVGTDPEFVMGLADLVEERAAQARGEQVDLVGWPGAPMPPICAAGCCPNLRAYKPAACGMD from the coding sequence ATGTCGTCGCCGATCGCCGAGCCGCCCGACGCCACCAAGGGCGGGGGTGAGGTCCCGGAGGTCACGCAGCGGCCGCAGGCCCCGGCCGACCCGGTCACCGAGGGCGCGCTCGACCCCGAGCCCACCGAGGACGAGGCCGGTCTCGCGGTCCGTCCGTACGACGCGATCGTCGTGCTCTCGTTCGGCGGCCCGGAGTCCCGTGACGAGGTGATGCCGTTCCTGCGCCGGGTGACCGCCGGACGCGGGGTGCCGGACGAGCGCCTGGAGTCGGTCGCCGAGCACTACTACGCCCGCGGCGGCAAGAGCCCGATCAACGACCAGACCCGCGCGCTGCAGCAGGCGCTGCACGCGGAGCTGCGCCGCCGCGGCATCGCCACCCCGGTGCTGCTCGGCAACCGCAACAGCGAGCCGTTCCTCGTCGACACGCTGCGGGAGGCGCAGGAGGCCGGTGCCCAGCAGGTGCTGGTCGTGACGACGAGCGCCTACTCGTCATACAGCTCCTGCCGGCAATACCGCGAGGACATCGCGGCCGCCCTTATCGAGCTGGCCGACGAGGGCCGCTCGCTCGCGGTCGACAAGATCCGGCAGTACGCGACGCACCCGAGCTTCACCCGGGTCAATGCCCGGCTGGTCACCGAAGCGGTGCGCGGCTGCGGTCAGCCCGACGACGACAAGCTGCGGGTGGTCTTCGTGACCCACTCGATCCCGGAGGCGATGGACGACACGTCCGGCCCGGGCGACGGCGAGGGCAACCTCTACGAGCACCAGCACGACGAGATCGCGCACGTCATCCTCGACGAGGCAGGCATAACCCTCGACCGCAACTTGAGCGGTGCGCTGGTCTACTGCTCGCGCTCGGGGTCGCCCGGCCAGCCCTGGCTCGAGCCGGATGTGAACGACCACCTGCGCAGCCTCGCCGCGCAGGGCATCACCGACGTGGTCGTCGCGCCGATCGGCTTCGTGTCCGACCACATGGAGGTGGTGCACGACCTCGACACCGAGGCCGCCGAGACCGCGGCCGAGGTCGGCCTCCGGATGACCCGCGTGCCGACGGTCGGCACCGACCCGGAGTTCGTGATGGGCCTGGCCGACCTGGTGGAGGAGCGGGCCGCGCAGGCCCGCGGCGAGCAGGTCGACCTGGTCGGCTGGCCGGGCGCGCCGATGCCGCCGATCTGCGCCGCCGGTTGCTGCCCCAACCTGCGCGCCTACAAACCCGCCGCCTGTGGAATGGACTGA